The sequence tgggaaactaaaagcggaccatcggggcgatggtattaccgtgcaagccatttggaaacgctggggaaggacccctctgatgattttgttttggagattTTTAATTCTACATGTGGAGTATTTCAGACAGCAGTGCGGGTGCCattgactgcttggctgaaaatgattgatggaaaagctacaaagcttaaagcactttttaaacagagtcagacatcgatggacattatactggtgaaaaataatctcacctttacagaggactctgcctcccactcaacataacaagtcacaccctcctcaccagatcattttaaactaaggacccctcaaagaaaaacattgtgtattctacctatgtaaaaagaaTGTCGGGGTTGTCTCTGTATCAAGaagatgtgtttaaaaatgaattttgtgaaaaataccaactgtgtgagagacgtcataaagacactcattttaaccacagtgtttgttctctacaaatgttttaagattgttacaaaatttaaaaaataaaaggtatggagactaaattaattcaggtgactctggctttattaggaaaacaaacatataatacaaatgggttaggggttaaatgtaaccatcgtggacttaatagtctaacaaaatacttttatctgaatacatttgttctttttaagagaactttttgaaattatttatttattatttcagtggaacaatccagtttttgttaacattaacgctttcttctctttttcttgtgttactaagatacttttagacatactttggcgtatgcaacacttgttcagataaacaaggttttttcttttctgataaacttacatattttagttattttatgttaccaagatactttgagatacaccctgatttacgcaacacttaacaaagggtataatatgaagtagttggtaaggaaggggtttttctttaagggtgcaaaactttagaacagggtaaaatattcattaatttgtattgaattgagttttcttttttgattttcaacatactatatgacttccatatttctgacatactatactttcttgactttttctgtagaatcttgacaaaactattacttgttcttaaatgatgacctattgctggagatgagatgaaaaagctacaacgcttaaagaacttttttctaaaaactctcaattctataattgactaccaccattcaacgcaataagccccaccctccactcagcaaatcatctaaaacgaaggacctcgctaagacgaccattgtaaactagccatggagcagagaaaagccaagactccccccgcgagttacagccaggaacagactactggactaccatcataaaggactggcttagccagttgagcagcacttgaaacgattggctctttgaaacctgatgttcttatatgattctgttttcctcaaggttgtgtcttcctggtcgaatgtacttattgtaagtcgctttggataaaagcgtcagctaaatgcaatgtaatgtaatgtaatgtaatcatcaccaccaagggggaaacccgaatcttgcaatactactgctgctgattttgctccttgggccaaaacgtctctgtttatggacacagtgaaagcggtgttggttgatattgtagagagggtgatacatcggtacagagaagaaatatgcaacgggtgccgagtcagtcaccccggccagaggcaacatgattttctgaatgacatgtccgatttttacttcagaaacaattacaacgcgttaatgaaaagactctggctcaccgacttcattactgagatcgaccagactcttaatgataaagacattttcacggatgattggaggatccaaggcgcttcggaggcttttcttcacaatctcaaaaattgcagacgcctcaaggagagacttgaaaaaatccatgccgagttggatggagaagaagaagactaacaaccagcagttggatggagaagccagggacttgttcgatacattgacttttttctttaagtaaaataaaaatgggaaactactatgcaaaacgctctttatatattgatcataatgtagtcattacccgtttaataagtgtggtgatggggacgattgaaaacagaacgagtagtgacccctgtgtaaaaagaatggccgaagtttgtaaactggaagacattttggatatcgttcgttctggcagtactattccgggtcattgggaaacgattgtaaacgaaacatttaaagtggtcctggaatcttcattttccgaaacattctgtaacattatctcagaaatgaaacaaacatcaaaagtgtatcatgtgctctcattgtatgctctgtttgtagatgtaatgcatctgtgtgttgaaaacagcatacacgtgaatattttgactgaagtgaaaaaattCCATCAcaatatctccagtaatatggggaattctaagctggagactgtcctggggatgctacaatcagtataactattgattttgtgtgtgaaaaaaataatcatcattatagcaaggggagcgtgtctgatacatgtgtattacagtccttcttgttgtgtttttcagtgttttctgtgtgtctgtacacacaaatcacacttcattatctacttttcagcttttttaaaaagaaaagtgtatctttcggtaactttctcagagaatttaagcataaatctgtcaaatgttcaaaacagccttgtttcactgaaataccctcaaaatgacaaactgccattaagagtcagattcttaaccaaatctactgacacaaagtacttcattatctacttttcagcttttaatacaaaagtgtatctttcggtaaccttcttgagagaattaagcataaatctgtcaaagattcttaacgaaatctactgacacaaagtacttcattatctacttttcagcttttatacacaaagtgtatctttcagtaactttaccagagaatttaagcatacatctgtcaaatgttcaaaacagccttgtttcactgaaataccctcaaaatgacaaactgccattaagagtcagaatcctaacgaaatctcctcaaacagagtactttataCAGATGAGGCCTCCCAatcaacgcaatatgtcccacccactcagcaaatcatataaaactaaggacgaccgttaaaaactagccatggatctgagaaaaaccaagtctgatgtagcctgcccttattatcaccaggataatggatatgggcttaatgactggatgttacaaagtaggggagaggatgtcccagaagaagagctctcctctatatcatatccatgtaaggtctttaggacaaaagaggaccatgataacatgacatatgaagaatatctttctttaaaagatggtattatagataacctttatagaaacagtatatctcataccactcgccaagatcgcaaacgacaattagcagaaaagaatagaaaagtaaagaaaaacgaagaaaaagaaaaagcaacatgaaaaggagaagaaaaattaaaagcaaacgcagaatgcgaatgaaaagaaaagggaccataggacggaaaactaaaaagaaggaaggtgaaaagaaaaagaaacaaagtgaagaaatttaaactagaggatggtgttgtagagccattaccggatcataataatcttatagatcatctcccgctaaccgactgctgtgatgtgttgaacaaataccaaaagcaatgtcaaaaaacagagcatacaatgaaagcacatgatacactataaatgtttcatttacaatactattactatatatgaaagcaaaaaaataaaacacattttcattttgtaatggttgtttaattgaaaaaacacaacattcaacacaattcatagaaaacatattacattttaccaagttaatgtcgtagtgcatacaaggtaatagacttaacgatttgcactgctgcttctctccgcgTTTCATTGACAGTGATCGGTTAGTCGTTCAATTCACACAGcccaagtagatgtttaggggtctcttggaagtatacgaatgcatttttatatcagataaatgcattaacatcacatgcaaattctctatcctttcacccgcaacgattataatctgcttggcttcttcttcggtttctacattattagctctgaatgtaatcctttctggggcttcttgtgcttcttgtggtctgttgaatacctggcgtaggatttgtttagctgtaaggacaggtaccatataattgtcttcaaaagctttgtctatgtcgtcacacgttttggcgtatccttcgctgtaatgacaaccgacactagaatagagatcctccaacagtcttttaatacatattctggcactgtcgccaatttgggcaattccacagtatcgcgctttttctctcattatactgaagcaaagttctgccattgcttttggtatttgttcaacacattcgcagcagtcggttagcgggaaacactgaaaaacacaacaagaaggactgtaatacacatgtatcagacacactccccttgctataatgatgacaacagtttttagatgtaaaaaacactttttttatttttttcacacacaaaatcaatagttatactgattgtagcatccccaggacagtctccagcttagaattccccatattactggagatatcgtgatggagttttttcacttcagtcaaaatattcacgtgtatgctgttttcaacacacagatgcattacatctacaaacagagcatacaatgagagcacatgatacacttttgatgtttgtttcatttctgagataatgttacagaatgtttcgggaaatgaagattccaggaccactttaaatgtttcgtttacaatcgtttcccaatgacccggaatagtactgccagaacgaacgatttccaaaatgtcttccagtttacaaacttcggccattctttttacacaggggtcactactcgttctgttttcaatcgtccccatcaccacacttattaaacgggcaatgactacattatgatcaatatatacagagcgttttgcatagtagtttcccatttttattttacttaaagaaaaaagtcaatgtatcgaacaagtccctggcttctccatccaactgctggttattagtcttcttcttctccatccaactcggcatggatcttttcaagtctctccttgaggcaccCGTTGCATATTTCTTCTCCGTAACGATGTATCACCCTCTCTACAATATCAACCAACACCGCTTTCACTGTGTCCATAAACAGAGACGTTTTGGCccaaggagcaaaatcagcagcagtagtattgcaagattcgggtttcccccttggtggtgatgatggtagtccagtagtctgttcctggctgcaactcgcggggggagtcttggcttttctctgctccatggctagtttacaacggtcgtcttagcgaggtccttcgttttagatgatttgctgagtggagggtggggcttattgcgttgaatggtggtagtcaattatagaattgagagtttttagaaaaaagttctttaagcgttgtagctttttcatctcatctccagcaataggtcatcatttaagaacaagtaatagttttgtcaagattctacagaaaaaagtcaaaaaagtatagtatgtcagaaatatggaagtcatagtatgttgaaaatcaaaaaagaaaactcaattcaatacaaattaatgaatattttaccctgttctaaagttttgcacccttaaagaaaaactccttccttaccaactacttcatattataccctttgttaagtgttgcgtaaatcagggtgtatctcaaagtatcttggtaacataaaataactaaaatatgtaagtttatcagaaaagaaaaaaccttgtttatctgaacaagtgttgcaaacgccaaagtgtgtctaaaagtatcttagtaacacaagaaaaagagaagaaagcgttaatgttaacaaaaactggattgttccactgaaataataaataaataatttcaaaaagtgctcttaaaaagaacaaatgtattcagataaaagtattttgttagactattaagtccacgatggttacatttaacccctaacccatttgtattatatgtttgttttcctaataaagccagagtcacctgaattaatttagtctccataccttttatttatttttttttaattttgtaacaatcttaaaacatttgtagagaacaaacactgtggttaaaatgagtgtctttatgacgtctctcacacagttggtatttttcacaaaattcatttttaaacacatcttCTTGATACAGAGACAACCCCGACAttctttttacataggtagaatacacaatgtttttctttgaggggtccttagtttaaaatgatctggtgaggagggtgtgacttgttatgttgagtgggaggcagagtcctctgtaaaggtgagattatttttcaccagtataatgtccatcgatgtctgactctgtttaaaaagttctttaagctttgtagattttccatcaatcatttttcagccaagcagtcaatGGCACCCGCACTGCTGTCTGAAATACTCCACATGTAGAATTAAAaatctccaaaacaaaatcatcagaggggtccttccccagcatttccaaatggcttgcacggtaataccatcgccccgatggtccgcttttagtttcccagacggtgcttgtcaggactcttctcacttctggcagcggggaaataactctttcttcctccacattgaggggcggcggtgaaatctcttctttgatctcgcatgctgtctgtgtttctttgcttttctttgcaaatatcttgtacaccgctggttccactatggtttcttgatgcactacttcttgcGGTACcgtggttgcgtggagatctctggaagacaccagagttaacacagcccaatctgttgaggtcagtgtcgctttaacactgcggggtccgtacgtttctccattcttcagattgtagaaatgcagttcattcgccatatagttgaatacataaccccaaacatcaccatttttcagagtccattcttcatgaagttcttcggctggaggcgtctgaacccggcacagatattgcatttgtttcttgattggcgctccggactgatggctgtacgttgtcacaggcgtctcgctgattaaacccatatctatgcttctctttgccatttttcttttttgaaaagtgccttggtaattggaaatgactggcctgttatttagtttgagcgtatttatttttcgtctatttccatccccttacttttaaatgatctggtgaggagggcgggacatgttatgttgagtggaggcggagcccttgtacaagctggaggcttcatgAAGTGAAACACACATTCTTTATGGGTATTATCCcagtgttctaaatctgcctaccttccctgcacttctgtgtataaaagctgaaaaaagtagataatgaagtactttgttttagtagatttcgttaaccccctgaggcagtccaaaaactaagaatctgtgtcttaacccaccatcccccAAGAGCCATAACATACTCAACTCCCtacatgaagtactttgttttagtagatttcgttaaccccctgaggcagtccaaaaactaagaatctgtctcttaacccaccatcccccgagagccataacatactcaactccctacagcagctcgggtgtgaactcccgtacagaatgtcagtcactgcgtaacacttttttagttttggtcgatgtgagtgctcgtatatcctgaaatcgttttaaatgttgccaggttttgaatgattttaatagtttgttttacttcgcatattgactggctaatgtgccattttatttgtgttttacagctgtatttgtctgcctttcatgtctgtgttttatatgttgtaactttgtacatgctgcccttcttggccaggtcactcttggaaaagagattttaatctcaatgagtttttttacctggttaaataaagaatatatatatatatatatatattagtgacacTCTACAGATTTGCGTGTAATTCACTCACAacggaactgtaagatacactttaatggatgcaaacctatagttaataaaagtaattatacattcattcacaatcctacaactcaaggaactgtaagatacactttttatgtatgcaaaacctgtcattttggagaaaccatctcgagtgagctataatttgaaagtacacaaacggagggggggggggggggggatatatcccctttccttcagacttccttacagagcccctcctccaacacacatgaccagaaggtggctgtactctgaacccatcccccgatgctgcattcgtttcttgactggcgcttcagacggttgacttggtaagctgaattgtctgtcttttttttatttagttttgagcatatctctatacGGTCGTAGCCTAGTCATTTATACAGAGGCTTTCATCAGTGTGAAAttacacatcacatcaaagggcaggcatcaaaggctaattagattagacaacaaagggctctgaggggcaggggtcaaagagactatcttattcaatacaccaaagacctatacaacagagggggtgcctggggctaatctaattgcagggcaattactccactctcggggtcaggggtcaaacaCCTTATTCAATAcaacaaaagacctatacaacagagggggcgcctggggctaatctaattgcggggaaattactccactctcggggtcaggggtcagatACCTTAATCAATGCAACAAAAGACCTATgcacaaagggggtgcctggggctaataccttaactatcttaattgatacaataaaagacctatacaccaagggggtgcctggggctaatctaattgcggggtaattactccactctcggggtcaggggtcaaataccttaactatcttaatcgaTACAACAAAAGAATCACGCCGGGGGtctttcacgccaatctgacatcaaagaatgggaggcgggacatgggaggtgggacttagctcattggccaatgggagacggacttagctcatttgcataatttggGGCGTGTCCACCTGTCACTTTCTATGCATACTAATTTGACGAAAGGAACATCATTACTACTACTAACACACAAGAGAGAGACTATGAAACCATGTTCAAGACTGTTAAAGGAAAAGTACATCAGGTATTAAGTTATTTATTAGGTCACCTAATAAAATCACACGTTTCTTTTACATGCATTTAAGAAAAGGCTTTTTAATAATGTAAAAATGTTTACATTAACAATTGATTGATGATTTAGTTTTGTCATTAAGCATCAGAAAATAAAGGAAATTGTAGATATCCAATTCACAATGATATAAACAGAAGGAAGGCAAATCATCTCAATGGTACAATCTGAActaaagattatttttgttatagttCATTGATATATCTCGTTATTTAAGTGTTAATCGTTTACAATTTCTGCTGATTCATTTTCTTTGAGATTTCACTGTAAATGTTATGAATATAAGACAAACACAGATAATTACATTCCTTTAAAGTgctactttgttgttattaattTAGTTAGAACCTTTTTATTATAGCTTATAATATATAATCGGTATTATATCTTGGAGGTCATTCTTAGGTAGATATTTAAACATTTAGTTAATTCTCACCATGAAATTTGAAAGTTCAACATATAAATACAGAAAACATATATTTGCAGTAGATTATGGCTTCAGGCTCTATTCATATGCTGTTATCTTTCAGGCCACTCTGTCCTCTCTGACTCGGAACGCATTGTCCAGAGAGCTGGACTCCTACAGTGAGGTGTGTGAGGCACTCAAGATCGCTGAGCTGCTCCTGGGTTTCCTCTCAACTGGTGGGGACCCCATGATGTCACTGGTCACTTACCTCCAGGATATCTTGAAGATGGTTCAACGCATCGATAAACACATATTGCAGGTCAATGCATATGCAGCCTCTATTTCTGGAGCGATAGTTAAGGTTTCCCTTAGCTTAAGAAAGGTTACTTTATGTCAGTACAAATTTGGCGACAATCACTTCCATTCTAAGCACATAAATAGGATGCTTTGCTTCAGTGTTCATTTGGTTCGCAACTATTGTTTTAAGACTGACTTCAAAATGTGTAAAAGTCACCATTAATGCATACTTTTCGGGGTTGTTGGACAAAACAGCTCTTAACATGCCACTTTACTGAATAATTTATCATTTCACTAAACTTAATAATCTACACAAGAAAAACTGACATTTGAAACATTAAAGAAAatatttattaaataatatcaaTCATCCAAATAAAGTGGAAATAAGGTAAACATTGAATATAGAGCTTCTAAAAAATGTGTCTTATCCTAAATACATTGCTAAAACCTAAAAACACAAGAAAACTATAGATtaagtaaaaagaaaaaaagatgtaTAAAGATGCATTGTGTGCTTTCAAAGTGTATAAGACAGCCTCTTAACTGTGCTGTGTTATTTCTTCAGGCTCTGGGCAGATGCAATCTCAGACACTGTGTTTCTCTGTGGCaactcctctcctccctcagaTCGGAAAACATGCTGCGTCTCAAAAGGGTAAGTGTTGCTCTTGTTGCGTTTATGGGGCTGGTTTAAGGATCAAACAAGAGCACTGAATAGAAAATCACTAAAAAGAAAACCTGGGCACTCGCTTCATGTCTTTTGCCATTATGTTCCATTTATAAATATTGCAGTCCACTACGCCTGTTTATCGAAGAATACTATTTATTTTTGGGCTAATTTCAGAGTGTAGGCTACTTCAAACAAGATATTTCACTCAGAATATACAGTGTAATTTAACACAAACAAAATACCTCACCCCATGTTTCGATAAAAAGGAGAGCTTTTCGGGGTATCCGTCAGAGTACCTGATGTCGCTGACAGAGGAAAACAAGACTGAGCTGAAAGGCTTCGTGTCCAGAGGAAATGTGGACCAATGGCTTCTTGAGATGCACGAGTTCCTCCTGCTGAATCTGGGCCGGCCGAGGGCCATCGGTGACTTCAACCCAGCCTGGAGGTAATCCTGATAAACTACATATGTAGTTGTTAATGCAACTGTTCCTCCCAATATCCCTGAAAATATTATAGTCAGTTCTGACAAATATTATGCAGCCAAACATCGTTTGAATTCACTTTTCATCCCAATGTAGATCTTGTGCAAGATACATTTCAAATATGTCAATATTTGGAATAATGCAGCTTTAAAAAACATGGGATCTGCTTGAAAATGTCAATCAATTCAAAAGAAATGTTGACACATATCTCTAGATTGTGCATTGCCCCTTCCTACATATATGACAATGTCTACATTCAATTCTTCAAATTCAAGTTATCTTAATGCTTTCTTGATAATGACTCTGGTATTTGGTGAATTAATTAATCAAGAGTCCATTACTATCACGCTTTGTTAAATACAGTTGTTTGAGTAGATGTATCCTTGGTTTAGGTATTAAAGATATCCTCAACTGGCCTGTGTTGTACTGATGTACCCTACTGGCACAATTAACCTagtaaaaatattacatttaaaaaagaaataaacCCTCAGAATGTAGTAGTCCCTTAAAGgaggggtaggtacatttgagaaaccggctcgagtgcgctagaatttgaaaatacacagccggaaaaaatctgccacttccttacagagcccctcctccaacacacacgaacgcgcacatgaccattgagggcacaagataagtttgtgcacagatggaaggctgacaggcaggtaggccatccagttattttacccgggccggctcaaatgattggtcgtgctttttacagtgctacgacttccacagatgacatttttttatggattttttgtcaaagcacttaagatattcattgctattgggatgttaacagcattccatggaatataacaaaaagtgtatctcg is a genomic window of Pseudochaenichthys georgianus chromosome 4, fPseGeo1.2, whole genome shotgun sequence containing:
- the LOC117445579 gene encoding E3 ubiquitin-protein ligase rnf213-alpha; this translates as MGSEYSLLLVMCVGGGALNIITTTNTQERDYETMFKTVKGKVHQATLSSLTRNALSRELDSYSEVCEALKIAELLLGFLSTGGDPMMSLVTYLQDILKMVQRIDKHILQALGRCNLRHCVSLWQLLSSLRSENMLRLKRESFSGYPSEYLMSLTEENKTELKGFVSRGNVDQWLLEMHEFLLLNLGRPRAIGDFNPAWSVKETVCAYMDRKEVEVPAYVEERFPANLMMSQIVETWKYAVTAKQNLMTEGWTG